A single Tenacibaculum sp. 190524A02b DNA region contains:
- a CDS encoding TIGR04282 family arsenosugar biosynthesis glycosyltransferase: MSKNLLLIFTRNPELGKVKTRLAKTIGDEAALAIYKFLLNHTKTVTTFGAFDKAVYYSVKVRENDIWDTNTYLKFPQQGSNLGERMKNAFQDAFDNNYDKVVIIGSDLYDLKAHHIEEAFEKLSTNDVVIGPAEDGGYYLLGLKKVHTNIFENKAWGTETVRKDTLNDLQNVSLHLLEPLNDIDVFEDIQNTPIFNQFYK, translated from the coding sequence ATGTCAAAAAACTTATTATTAATATTTACCCGAAACCCAGAACTAGGCAAAGTAAAAACCAGACTAGCTAAAACTATTGGAGATGAAGCCGCTTTAGCCATTTATAAATTCTTACTAAACCACACTAAAACAGTAACCACTTTTGGCGCTTTTGACAAAGCTGTTTACTATTCAGTAAAAGTTAGAGAAAACGATATTTGGGATACCAACACTTACCTAAAGTTTCCACAACAAGGAAGCAACTTAGGCGAACGTATGAAAAATGCTTTTCAAGATGCTTTTGATAACAACTACGATAAAGTAGTAATTATTGGTAGTGATTTGTACGACTTAAAAGCCCATCATATAGAAGAAGCTTTTGAAAAACTTTCTACCAACGATGTTGTTATTGGTCCAGCAGAAGATGGTGGTTATTATTTACTGGGCTTAAAAAAGGTACATACAAATATTTTTGAAAACAAAGCTTGGGGTACAGAAACTGTTAGGAAAGATACCTTAAACGATTTACAAAACGTTTCCCTACATTTGCTAGAACCTCTTAATGATATTGATGTGTTTGAAGACATTCAAAACACACCAATATTCAATCAATTTTATAAGTAA
- a CDS encoding sodium:solute symporter: MNESIQIWQWGLLIVSSILFLVFAPIAKTKEAFFNASKKNKAPNAILLTGSLVISWIFAKSITNAANLGLHFGLVGGIAYAAYYLSFAVAGIVIYQLRTQGNFNSIHQFLNTRFGNTSILVFSIVILIRLFNEIWSNTMVIGSYFGNAGSTSYYSAILVFTLLTLAYALKGGLSSSIFTDAVQMVFFAILLSIILWTIFSTDNFTVNTITNSGTWSMALGGNLIIAALIQSFSYPFHDPVLTDRGFISNPKTTLKSFLWATVIGFVCIVLFSFVGIFAQSKGLEGQAAVAFSKTFGIGILLVINFIMITSAASTLDSTFSSTAKLIAIDLNIKPTVSFGRLVMVAVTIIGTIPVFLDASILSATTISGTMVIGLAPVFILWKIKAPKISFYLSVGGGLVFGFLLVFNTFPSSLIFTSGKYANLLWINVWGSITCFILYLVPVWIKKQ, from the coding sequence ATGAATGAATCTATACAAATATGGCAATGGGGACTTTTAATAGTTTCTAGCATTTTGTTTTTAGTTTTTGCACCTATAGCTAAAACTAAAGAAGCATTTTTTAATGCTTCTAAAAAAAACAAAGCTCCCAATGCCATACTATTAACTGGAAGCTTAGTTATATCTTGGATTTTTGCCAAGAGTATAACCAACGCTGCTAATTTAGGATTACACTTTGGTTTAGTTGGCGGTATTGCATATGCAGCTTACTATCTATCTTTTGCCGTTGCAGGTATAGTTATATACCAATTACGTACCCAAGGTAATTTTAATAGTATTCATCAGTTTTTAAACACAAGATTTGGCAATACCTCCATTCTTGTGTTTTCAATAGTAATACTTATCCGACTTTTTAATGAAATTTGGTCCAACACCATGGTAATTGGTTCTTATTTTGGCAATGCAGGTAGCACTTCTTATTACAGTGCTATTCTTGTTTTCACTTTATTAACCTTAGCTTATGCTTTAAAAGGTGGGCTTAGCAGTAGTATATTTACAGATGCTGTTCAAATGGTGTTTTTTGCTATCCTTTTAAGTATTATTCTTTGGACTATTTTTTCTACCGATAATTTCACTGTAAACACCATTACCAATTCAGGCACATGGAGTATGGCTTTAGGAGGCAACCTAATTATTGCAGCGCTTATACAATCTTTCAGCTACCCGTTTCACGACCCCGTATTAACAGACCGTGGGTTTATTAGCAACCCTAAAACTACTTTAAAAAGTTTTCTTTGGGCAACTGTTATTGGCTTTGTTTGTATTGTACTATTTAGTTTTGTGGGTATTTTTGCGCAATCTAAAGGATTAGAAGGACAAGCCGCTGTAGCTTTCAGTAAAACTTTTGGTATTGGTATTTTACTAGTCATTAATTTTATTATGATTACCTCAGCAGCCTCAACACTAGACTCTACTTTTTCTTCTACCGCTAAACTAATAGCTATAGATCTAAACATAAAACCTACTGTTTCTTTTGGTAGACTAGTTATGGTTGCAGTTACCATCATAGGAACTATCCCTGTGTTTTTGGATGCCTCTATCCTATCAGCCACCACTATTAGTGGTACTATGGTTATAGGCTTAGCACCAGTTTTTATACTTTGGAAAATAAAAGCGCCTAAAATTAGCTTTTACCTCTCTGTAGGTGGTGGACTCGTTTTTGGCTTTTTACTCGTTTTTAACACATTTCCCTCTTCATTAATTTTCACCTCTGGTAAATATGCTAATTTATTATGGATTAATGTTTGGGGAAGTATTACTTGTTTCATTCTTTATTTAGTACCTGTATGGATAAAAAAACAATAG
- a CDS encoding sterol desaturase family protein: MNEYLELIKNSYTGYWNYLKQSVLFQTQWDNYFYGLIIISLIVWILELVFPWRKNQSAFRKDFWLDTFYMFFNFFLLNLIVLIALSNTTEKLLNDLLGSFNLSVASFQLFDINSFPYWLRLIVFFVVLDFVQWFTHTLLHKYPFLWNFHKVHHSVKQMGFAAHLRYHWMEPVVYNSMKYIPLAIMGGFTAQDVAIVHFFNITIGHLNHANINIDYGILKYIFNNPKMHIWHHAKELPPERQNGVNFGITLSIWDYLFNTNYIPYNGRDIEIGFEGDEHFPKDFINQELYPLKK, translated from the coding sequence ATGAATGAATATTTAGAACTTATAAAAAACTCCTATACTGGCTATTGGAACTACCTAAAACAATCCGTATTATTTCAAACCCAATGGGATAATTACTTTTACGGTCTTATTATTATTTCCCTAATAGTATGGATATTAGAATTAGTATTTCCTTGGCGCAAAAACCAGTCGGCTTTTAGAAAAGATTTCTGGTTAGATACTTTTTATATGTTCTTTAATTTCTTTTTACTTAATCTTATTGTATTAATCGCACTTTCCAACACTACCGAAAAGCTATTGAATGATCTCCTTGGTTCTTTTAACCTATCGGTTGCTAGCTTTCAATTATTCGACATTAATAGCTTTCCTTATTGGTTACGATTAATAGTGTTTTTTGTGGTACTTGATTTTGTGCAATGGTTTACACATACTTTATTACATAAATACCCTTTTTTATGGAACTTTCATAAAGTACACCACTCGGTAAAACAAATGGGATTTGCCGCACATTTAAGATACCATTGGATGGAACCTGTTGTGTACAATTCTATGAAATATATCCCCTTAGCTATTATGGGCGGTTTTACAGCACAAGATGTAGCTATTGTTCACTTTTTTAATATTACCATTGGACATTTAAACCATGCAAACATCAATATAGATTATGGCATTTTAAAATACATTTTCAACAATCCTAAAATGCATATTTGGCACCACGCCAAAGAACTACCACCTGAAAGACAAAACGGTGTTAACTTTGGAATTACCCTAAGTATTTGGGATTATCTTTTTAATACCAACTATATTCCATACAACGGACGTGATATAGAAATTGGTTTTGAAGGTGACGAGCATTTCCCTAAAGATTTTATTAATCAAGAACTTTACCCTTTAAAAAAGTAA
- the arsM gene encoding arsenosugar biosynthesis arsenite methyltransferase ArsM: MSYLETTKNVYKEAALTPDVGLCCTTNPIWELPGLKIPRIMQEMNYGCGSTVHARDLTNNPKILYVGVGGGMELLQFSYFSRQKAGVIGIDVVDEMLAASQKNFLEAEEQNPWFKKEFVDLRKGDALRLPVKDNSIDVAAQNCLFNIFKTEELKKAIAEMHRVLKPHGRLVMSDPTCEQPMNDTLRNDERLRALCLSGSLPITEYVKMLTDAGFGTIEIRARKPYRILDPKNYPTNELIYIESIEVAAIKDPMPEDGPCVFTGKAAIYYGKEDYFDDKKGHTLLKNQPLAICDKTAKALADLGRDDIYISESTFHYDGGGCC, translated from the coding sequence ATGAGTTATTTAGAAACTACTAAAAATGTATACAAAGAAGCAGCCTTAACACCAGATGTTGGTTTATGCTGTACTACCAATCCTATTTGGGAATTACCAGGATTAAAAATTCCAAGAATAATGCAGGAAATGAATTATGGATGCGGCTCTACAGTACACGCCCGTGATTTAACCAACAATCCTAAAATATTATATGTAGGTGTTGGTGGCGGTATGGAATTATTACAGTTTTCGTATTTCTCTCGTCAAAAAGCAGGTGTTATAGGTATAGATGTGGTAGATGAAATGTTAGCAGCTTCACAAAAAAACTTTTTAGAGGCAGAAGAACAAAACCCATGGTTTAAAAAAGAATTTGTTGATTTACGCAAAGGAGATGCTTTGCGTCTTCCAGTAAAAGATAATAGCATTGATGTTGCTGCACAAAATTGCTTGTTTAATATCTTTAAAACGGAAGAATTAAAAAAAGCGATTGCTGAAATGCATCGTGTACTCAAACCTCACGGACGTTTAGTAATGAGTGACCCTACTTGTGAACAACCTATGAACGATACTTTACGTAATGATGAACGTTTACGCGCCTTGTGCTTAAGCGGTAGTTTACCTATTACTGAATATGTGAAAATGCTAACTGATGCTGGTTTTGGTACTATTGAAATAAGAGCTAGAAAACCGTATCGTATTCTAGACCCAAAAAATTACCCTACAAATGAATTAATCTATATAGAATCTATTGAAGTAGCCGCTATTAAAGACCCAATGCCAGAAGATGGGCCTTGTGTTTTTACAGGAAAAGCAGCTATTTACTATGGTAAAGAAGATTATTTTGACGATAAAAAAGGGCATACTTTATTAAAGAACCAACCTTTAGCCATTTGCGATAAAACTGCTAAAGCATTAGCAGACCTTGGTAGAGATGATATATATATTAGTGAATCTACTTTCCATTATGATGGTGGTGGCTGCTGTTAA
- a CDS encoding metallophosphoesterase family protein, with amino-acid sequence MDKKTIDLGTIKGKLLLFGGVYSNLQALEALINIAEQENILPENCFCTGDIIGYCAQPEQTLGTFIKWGAQSIIGNVEQQLRNGDTDCGCDFKAGTRCDTFSKSWYPFAQQQLSKTSIDWMQSLPDHISFTYNHKKCTIVHGSYQHISEFVFKSTPWNTKQASFTATDSTIIIAGHCGLPFTHTNKDNLWINPGVIGMPANNGKPHVWYAIIDDTNGFNYTFKTLNYNYKEANRLMTLFGLPNAYAKTLISGIWDNMEILPTEERQWKNKDLTTLINN; translated from the coding sequence ATGGATAAAAAAACAATAGATTTAGGAACCATAAAAGGAAAACTTCTGCTTTTTGGGGGAGTTTACAGCAACCTACAAGCACTAGAGGCACTTATAAATATTGCAGAGCAAGAAAACATTTTGCCAGAAAATTGTTTTTGTACTGGAGATATTATAGGCTATTGCGCACAACCGGAACAAACCTTAGGTACGTTTATTAAATGGGGTGCGCAAAGTATTATTGGTAATGTAGAGCAACAATTACGAAACGGAGATACCGATTGTGGTTGTGATTTTAAAGCTGGTACTCGATGCGATACTTTTTCTAAATCTTGGTATCCTTTTGCACAACAACAGTTATCTAAAACTTCTATTGATTGGATGCAATCTTTACCAGATCATATTAGCTTTACTTACAATCATAAAAAATGTACAATAGTACACGGAAGCTATCAACATATTTCTGAGTTTGTTTTTAAATCTACTCCGTGGAACACCAAACAAGCTTCTTTTACTGCCACAGATAGTACTATTATTATTGCTGGGCATTGCGGACTCCCTTTTACACATACCAACAAAGATAATTTATGGATAAACCCTGGCGTAATTGGTATGCCTGCTAATAATGGAAAGCCTCATGTATGGTATGCTATTATAGATGATACAAATGGTTTTAACTACACCTTTAAAACCTTAAATTATAACTACAAAGAAGCCAATAGGTTAATGACTTTATTTGGACTACCTAATGCCTATGCTAAAACATTGATTTCTGGTATTTGGGACAACATGGAAATACTCCCTACAGAAGAACGCCAATGGAAAAATAAAGACTTGACAACATTAATAAATAACTAA
- a CDS encoding purine-nucleoside phosphorylase, with product MKKQQLQETKTYLQNKGITNPEIGIVLGTGLGKLVDEISIEQTIPYAEIPHFPQATVEFHSGKLIYGVLAGKKVLVMSGRFHLYEGYNLWEVTYGIRTMHQLGIKTLLISNAAGAVNLNFKKGNLMLIEDHLNLQGSSPLAFKGASEFGDLFADMLEPYSKDLNTKMKAIAKTNDIDLKEGVYASVVGPQLETRAEYRMLQILEVDAVGMSTVPEVIVAKHLQLPCAAVSVLTDECDPKNLQPVNIQEIIEVAGKAEPKMITLFKELIADI from the coding sequence ATGAAAAAGCAACAACTACAAGAAACTAAAACATACTTACAAAACAAAGGCATCACAAACCCTGAAATTGGTATTGTATTAGGTACCGGCTTAGGTAAATTAGTAGATGAAATTTCTATTGAGCAAACCATTCCATATGCAGAAATCCCACACTTTCCACAAGCTACAGTGGAATTTCATTCAGGAAAACTAATTTATGGAGTACTTGCTGGGAAAAAAGTACTCGTAATGTCTGGAAGATTTCACTTATACGAAGGGTATAACCTATGGGAAGTTACTTACGGAATCCGTACCATGCACCAACTAGGAATTAAAACCTTATTAATTTCTAACGCCGCAGGTGCTGTGAATTTAAACTTCAAAAAAGGAAATTTAATGCTTATTGAAGATCATTTAAACCTGCAAGGAAGCTCTCCTTTAGCTTTTAAAGGAGCTTCAGAATTTGGCGATTTATTTGCAGACATGCTTGAACCGTATTCAAAAGATTTGAATACTAAAATGAAAGCTATTGCTAAAACTAACGACATAGATTTGAAAGAAGGGGTTTATGCTAGTGTTGTAGGCCCACAGTTAGAAACAAGAGCTGAATATAGAATGTTACAAATTTTAGAAGTAGACGCCGTAGGAATGAGCACCGTACCAGAAGTAATTGTAGCCAAACACTTACAGTTACCATGTGCTGCGGTTTCTGTATTAACTGATGAGTGTGACCCTAAAAACTTACAACCTGTAAATATTCAAGAAATAATAGAAGTAGCAGGTAAAGCGGAACCTAAAATGATTACCCTATTTAAAGAATTAATAGCGGATATTTAA
- a CDS encoding choice-of-anchor J domain-containing protein yields the protein MRFHSMKTFFTITYAILLFISCNDTNEVDLIETPEIQQELLKTDCFHTSTKGNTNTQQRDIIQNDLNYYWTNNTVSLTNSQNITYRLAGNHINTYENAISNAAAVLNALSNSINITLAPTNALANTVDITINCNDTGRTWGQFPNNNNIGRQIDLGEGAFRIRDNQRWLTRLIIHEFLHTLGLRHPVNNVPTNSNRININSQITRSTIMYSPGVNSVPGNIGNLNGTDTGHFTIADLEAINTRYPVTAIPSITNTENDGSFMIHWADFTKTSLGDWTALNNSEPQGALSSFRFDNGNGARSNKTTSYIVGTSETSNWLISPKLYIKAGDQITFRVRAASGTTESYFELRLSDAVNNIQGPTPNNNNANDVGSFNTILRTTVQGASGAWNFPNNNGWQRYTVTIPNSAGNNRQLRKIALIHKSDNDKNTGVFHINYVGITGSSF from the coding sequence ATGAGATTTCACTCAATGAAAACCTTTTTCACTATAACTTACGCAATCCTACTTTTCATCTCTTGTAATGACACAAATGAAGTAGACCTTATAGAAACACCTGAAATACAACAAGAATTACTAAAAACTGATTGTTTTCATACTTCTACAAAAGGAAACACCAACACTCAACAAAGAGACATAATACAAAACGACTTAAATTATTACTGGACAAATAATACGGTTTCATTAACTAATTCACAAAATATAACGTATCGCTTAGCAGGAAATCATATTAATACCTACGAAAATGCTATTAGTAACGCTGCAGCTGTATTAAATGCATTATCTAATAGCATTAACATAACTCTAGCTCCTACTAATGCATTAGCAAATACTGTAGATATTACTATAAACTGTAATGATACTGGAAGAACTTGGGGGCAGTTTCCTAATAATAACAATATAGGCCGTCAAATAGACTTAGGTGAAGGTGCTTTTCGAATTAGAGATAACCAAAGATGGTTAACGCGTTTAATTATTCATGAGTTTCTACACACTTTAGGACTAAGACACCCAGTAAACAACGTACCTACTAACTCAAATCGTATCAACATTAACTCCCAAATTACTAGATCAACCATCATGTATTCTCCCGGGGTAAATAGTGTTCCTGGAAATATAGGAAATCTTAATGGCACTGACACTGGACATTTTACAATTGCTGACTTAGAAGCTATTAATACAAGGTATCCTGTAACAGCAATCCCTAGCATTACTAATACAGAAAATGACGGTTCTTTTATGATTCATTGGGCAGACTTCACAAAAACTAGTTTAGGAGACTGGACAGCACTTAACAATAGTGAGCCTCAAGGCGCATTAAGCAGTTTTAGATTTGATAATGGTAATGGTGCTAGATCTAATAAAACAACCAGTTACATAGTAGGTACTTCAGAAACAAGCAACTGGTTAATTAGCCCAAAACTTTATATAAAAGCAGGAGACCAAATCACTTTTAGAGTAAGAGCGGCAAGCGGAACTACAGAATCCTATTTTGAATTACGTTTAAGTGATGCAGTAAATAATATTCAAGGACCAACTCCAAATAACAACAATGCAAATGATGTAGGTAGTTTTAATACTATACTTAGAACTACTGTACAAGGAGCTTCGGGCGCATGGAATTTTCCTAATAATAATGGTTGGCAACGATACACTGTTACTATTCCTAATTCTGCAGGAAATAATCGCCAATTAAGAAAAATAGCCTTAATACATAAGTCTGACAATGATAAAAACACAGGAGTATTTCATATCAATTATGTTGGTATCACAGGAAGTAGTTTCTAA
- a CDS encoding DoxX family membrane protein — protein MIRNQQIAVLLIRLILGLIFFFQGFGKVFKFGLQNVYENFFLKGYGDLLPNFILLPTAYYTSIVELVGGLLVIIGYKRDYALYFLASVLVIVTFGHGLKEPIWNLSHVFYRTTLLASLLLLPKKLDIYSIDFLLNKTVK, from the coding sequence ATGATAAGAAACCAACAAATTGCCGTACTTCTTATACGACTTATATTAGGTCTCATATTCTTTTTTCAAGGGTTTGGGAAAGTCTTTAAGTTTGGGTTGCAAAATGTATATGAAAACTTTTTTCTAAAAGGTTATGGAGATTTACTCCCAAATTTCATACTATTACCCACAGCTTATTACACGTCTATAGTTGAATTAGTTGGTGGATTACTCGTTATTATAGGGTATAAAAGAGACTACGCCTTGTATTTTTTAGCTTCTGTTTTAGTAATTGTTACTTTTGGTCATGGACTTAAAGAGCCTATTTGGAATCTTTCTCATGTTTTTTACAGAACCACCTTACTAGCAAGTTTACTTTTACTACCTAAAAAATTAGACATCTATTCAATAGATTTTTTATTAAACAAAACCGTTAAATGA
- a CDS encoding SusD/RagB family nutrient-binding outer membrane lipoprotein, which produces MKKIIYIAIALLLVGCTKDFEDINTNPNFPVDVQPNLLLRKVIYNYGEAMSYEGFVAGNLLSQQLTALDFNLFDRHALKSPQLGGNPWEIFYTNLRDNEIILNKSQTNTAFKVYEGPALIFKAYMSMALTDLFGDVPYSEAFSGDKKTATPKYDSQESIYLSNGGIIDNLKKGITAIQNYNGNLPLEGDVLYNGNLNNWIKFANSLHIKALIRISSKQNVSTELQTLVTESNYIKTNAENAIFQFTNSEPNNFRMARLRAGDFNNFVMSETIEEVLYTLNDPRVAILFRPFGNATGNEYNGLINGIDASQTTISLSDYSLAGTIFRENTGDLKANYMTAWETNFLLAEAAHKGIISANSKELYDLATTQAFEYWNITLPTDYLNTTAAFDTTKGLEQIITQKWIANTINGYEGWIEYRRTGFPNLKPVSASLNNGLIPIRMPYPAEEETLNKINYTKAALATDNNSINFKVWWNQ; this is translated from the coding sequence ATGAAAAAAATTATATACATAGCTATTGCATTACTATTGGTAGGATGCACAAAAGATTTTGAAGACATTAATACAAACCCAAACTTCCCTGTAGATGTTCAACCTAATTTATTACTTAGAAAAGTAATATATAACTACGGAGAAGCCATGTCTTACGAAGGATTTGTTGCTGGAAACCTACTAAGTCAACAACTTACCGCCTTAGATTTTAACTTATTTGACAGACATGCTTTAAAATCACCACAACTAGGAGGAAATCCTTGGGAGATTTTTTACACCAATCTTCGAGATAATGAAATTATTCTTAATAAATCACAAACCAACACTGCTTTTAAAGTTTATGAAGGTCCTGCTTTAATTTTTAAGGCCTATATGAGCATGGCTTTAACCGATTTATTTGGTGATGTTCCATATAGCGAAGCTTTTTCTGGCGATAAAAAAACAGCAACCCCAAAATATGATTCGCAAGAAAGTATTTACCTTAGTAATGGTGGAATTATAGACAACTTAAAAAAAGGAATTACTGCTATTCAAAACTACAACGGAAACCTACCTTTAGAAGGCGATGTATTATATAACGGTAACTTAAACAATTGGATTAAGTTTGCTAATTCATTACATATAAAAGCGCTAATTAGAATTTCTTCTAAACAAAATGTTTCTACTGAATTACAAACTCTTGTAACAGAAAGCAACTATATTAAAACGAATGCCGAAAATGCTATTTTTCAATTTACTAATAGTGAACCTAACAATTTTAGAATGGCACGTTTAAGAGCTGGTGATTTTAACAACTTTGTAATGTCTGAAACTATTGAGGAAGTATTATACACTCTTAACGATCCACGAGTAGCCATACTATTTCGTCCTTTTGGCAACGCTACTGGCAATGAATACAACGGGTTAATTAACGGAATTGATGCTTCACAAACCACCATTTCTTTAAGTGATTATTCTTTAGCTGGCACTATTTTCAGAGAAAACACTGGAGATCTTAAAGCAAATTACATGACAGCTTGGGAAACTAATTTTTTATTAGCTGAAGCTGCACACAAAGGAATCATTAGTGCAAACAGCAAAGAACTATATGATTTGGCAACCACACAAGCTTTTGAGTATTGGAACATTACACTTCCAACTGATTATTTAAATACAACCGCTGCTTTTGATACCACTAAAGGACTAGAGCAAATTATTACTCAAAAATGGATTGCCAATACTATTAACGGATATGAAGGATGGATTGAATATCGTCGTACAGGATTCCCTAACCTAAAACCAGTTTCAGCAAGTTTAAACAACGGACTAATTCCTATTAGAATGCCTTATCCTGCTGAAGAAGAAACTTTAAACAAAATAAATTATACAAAAGCAGCACTAGCTACAGATAATAACAGTATCAACTTTAAGGTATGGTGGAATCAATAG